GAGGGACAGAAGACCATCGTGGTGGAGATCATGGAGCGGCTCAATTGGGAGCCGCCGGACTGGATCGTGTTGCCGGGCGGCAATCTCGGCAACTCCTCGGCCTTCGGCAAAGGGCTGCGCGAGATGCTTGAAATGGGGCTGATTAAGCGCATGCCGCGGCTGGCCATTATTCAGGCCGAAGGCTCGGCGCCTTTGCACCAGCTATTGTGCAAAGCCCGCGCCGAGGGCCGCGCGCCGCTGAGTTATCCCGCGCCCGTAGTCGCTGATCCCAGGACGCTGGCCACTGCGATCAAAATTGGCGCTCCGGTTTCCTGGCGCAAAGCGTTGCGTGAATTAGAATCCACCAACGGCGTATGCGAATCTGTAAGCGAGCAGGAGATTGCCGACGCCAAGGCCGTCATCGGTCAAGCGGGCATCGGCTGCGAACCGGCTTCCGCCGCCAGCCTGGCGGGAGCCAGGAAGCTGGTCGCCGCCGGAATCATCAAGCCTTCGGAGCGTGTGATTGGAGTCCTCACCGGCAACATGCTGAAGGACCCCATGTACTCACTGGCGTACCACGAAGGAACTCTGTCCACTCACGACGCGGACGGCGACCGGCGCATTGTGCCGCGTTTTCCCAATCGTCCCGTTGTGGTGCCTCCCGATCCTGCCGCGATCATGAAAGCGCTGGAGTCGGTTCGCCAGCGAGGCTAGAAAATCTGCATAGTTTTGGTGAAGAGAGCACGGGCTCCCATCGCAAAGGAGCCACCACCGGAAGGCAGCGGTCGAGCGCCGTCTGGCGTGCTCGTTGAGCAACCACTCTCTCTGGTAGCGGCCCTGTTTCGCCATTCGTGCGATCCGCAACCACTCGGTCCAGTCGGTCCTATAGGTACGGTTAGGACGGTAAGCTAAAAATAACCTCCTGATTTTCTAATATCCTTCTCACCACAATCCGATAGAAACTTTGAGCAAGGCCCTGAAACGGTTTGAGTCCGCTCCGGCCGCCCTGCTGCAATCATTGCAGACGGATGCATCTGAATGGGAGATGGGTAATCGTATGAAGGCACATAACTGGGGAATCCAGGCTACATCCATATCCGGCTCCTACGCAGAGCCCTCGGCATTCGCCGCCAATTGGTGGGATGGCGTGCGAGCGCTGCCAACGCTTCCTTCCGTTCTCTTTCGCTTCCTTGGGCTGGTGGGAGATTCACGGAATACTGTGGAGGAGATTGCAGAATTTGTCTGTCAGGACCCTGCCCTGCTAGCCCGCGTTCTTCCCGTGCTTCCTGAAGGATTCTCCAGTGTCGATGACAAGCCTCTGCGTCAGGCCATCAGTTCGCTTGGACGTGATCGGTTGCGGGCGCTGGCGCATACCACTCCCTTGGTCCGATCCCTCGACACAGCCTGTTCGGGGTCTTACGCCGCGACGCTGTGGGAGCGTTCCTTGCTGTGCGCCACTGCAGCGCAGGCGGCGGCCAGTTTCCTGGGACTCACTCGTCCCGAGCGCTACTACGTTGGCGGGTTGTTACACGACCTAGGGTATCTGGTCGCCCTGCAGAAGCGGTCAGACTTGTTTACTTCCGCCCTGAGGCTCTGGACACGGCGGCCTGCCGGATTACTGGAAATGGAAGCGGAGACTTTTGGCGCCAATCACTGTGAGATTGGAATCAGTGTCGCCAGGCAACTCCAGATTCATCCTTGGTTTTACCCTGCGATCGCATGTCATCACACTCCTGCGCTGGACGGGGATCAAGTGAGCCGAATCACCGCACTGGCATCGGCGTTCTGTAGTTGGCAAGGGCTGGATCTATTTCCCAAGCAGTTGTTCTCCACTCACTCATTCACCACAGGCTTCCGGGAACGCGAAGCGCGCACCCGCGAGATGCACGAGATACTGCGCGGCCTTGTCCCACAGTTACTGGAGATAGACCGGCACCACCTGTTGGCCAGCATGTTGAGTACGGTGCGCCCCACCCGCGCGGCTTTCCGCGAGAGTTTCATGGATCGGTTCGTGGCCGGGGAAAGCTGGACTCATATCTATCGATACGCACAAGCCGCCGAGACCATCGCAGCGGTGGCATGATCGAAATTACGGTGCCGATTACTTCCGAATCACCTAACCAAACGCAAGGTGTCGCAGACACTGGTTGCCTTCCTGCGGAAGGCCAGCGGAGTCGAGAATCAAAATACCATCTGCAAAATAAATCGCGGCCAGGTTCGCCGGTAATGGCTTGGCCTGGCCGCTAGTATTTGGATAGTACGCGTGAAGTCATCTCACGCTATGCAGTCTCGTACAAATGTTCCATAGAACAATTCGAGATGCTAATAAGCTCTCAAAAAAAGGCTCCGGACTGAAGCACATCTGATGAAAACCTTACTTCTTGCCGGTGGCGCGGAAGTTGGCCCAGCGCTTTTTTGCGGCGTCGGCGATGCGGCGGCGGCCTGCGGCGGATAGCTTGCGGCGGCCGCTCTTCTTGCGCCCTGCCTTTGTCGGGGCAGCGGCAAATTTTTGAGCGTTGACACTTTTCAGCAGGCGAATCGCCTGATTGATTCGCTCGACGTCACGTTCCAGCTCACGTATTGCTGTCTCGATTCCAGTAGTCGGCATTCTGATTCCCTCCTAGTTTGTAATCCCAATAATCCAAGGCACAGTTAGAATACGAAAAATAACTATAAAGTTAGTCTCTCTATTCCGCCTCACTTCGAGGTTACAAGCGAATTCAATATAGTGTCAACAGTCTGGCTAAGAATAAAGGATTGCGGAATGCAACTTTCAATTCCGTATTCTGGATGCGGCGACTTCGTTTCCTACCAGTCAATCAGTGGAGATTCAAAAATCACTTCGGTCCCCGGTGCGGTCACATCTCCCGTTGCTTCGGCGGTGACAAAAAGGATATATTTCCGCCGCGGAGTGAGTGTCTCAATACGAGCGACTCTCTTGTCATCCACTCGCAATTGCCCCGTATTGACCGCATGCTGGCGGTCGGCATCGGCCACCCAAAGCACATAGCGAGTGTGTTGTGGATGCAATGCGGAAGGGTCCGGCACGTTGGAGAGCTTCACCTCCAGCCGGTTATTTCGGTCGTAAGTCAATTCTACTTTGATGGTGCCAACGCCGCCGCGCGCCAGAGCGGTTGGCCTGAACTTAACTCCTTTTGCGCAACCCATCCCGAATAGGGTAGCTGCCATGAGTAGGTAGGCTATTCGTGCGCCCTGGCATCTGTTTACTGAAGACATTCGTGGCCTCAATTGCAGTATATCCCACGCGCGCATGGAATCGCCAAGCGGAGACCTGCCGGGAAGAGTGAGCGGATGTGTGCGATATCAATCTCAGAGGCAGCACAGAGGCAGTCAAGTGGCAGCCAAGGGGCTGCTTAGCTGACGAGCCGTAAGCATGCCGTTATCATTAAGCATCGGAAAGGCCTTCCTGGTGGTCCGCTTCTTTCTCGCCTTCTTTCCGGACCTTGGCCAACAACTCATCGAGTTCCGCGGACTCGAAGATTTCCCGGCAATCTAGGCATTCGAAAAACTTGCCGTTGGCGTCTTGTGAAATCACTTCCACGCGCGCGTGCGAGCAGGATTGGATGGGTGGTTGGGTCATAGGTGAACAAACTCCGGGGTGAAATAATCTTCGGATATTGGGTATTGCCTGAAATGGGCAGAGGAATCCCTTTGAATTGCTAATGGCTTACGAGGTATGAGGGACAAGGCCGGTCCTGTTTTAAATCGCATCATCGCTAAGTAGCCGCATCGTGGCCTGAGAGCAGGCCCTGAGACGATATTCTAAACCGCTGGTGGCCGTTGTCAAGTGTCGCCATCTCCCACCAGAGCAAGGTTTCATGGGAGTGAACATGGGAGTGAACAGAGAAGCGCAATTCCACCGGGCACCTAACTTGGCGGGCACCGAAGAGACTGGTATGGCATGGCGTGGAAAAAACTGATATAATTCTTTGTTTGAGCCAGACGTTTGATGAGGCGCAGATGCATCCCAGGCGCTGCCACCTCGTGGCAATTGGCCAGTCGGATGCTGGGCTGGTCCGGCATCCATGCTGGACATCAGATTAAGTCGGGAGGCAATACCCACCGTGGCGACAACGACAACGAATGCCGGACAAGTAGTGCAGATTCTCGGCCCTGCCGTAGACGTGCTTTTTGCCGAGCAGCATCTGCCGAGTATTCATAACGCTATTCTCGTGGTTAGTGAAGGCTTCGATGTGCCGGAACCCATCAACGTTACGCTGGAGGTCCAGCAGCATCTCGGCGAAGGCCGCGTGCGCTGCGTGGCTATGGAGCCCACCGACGGCATGGTGCGTGGCATGAAGGCCATCGACACCGGTGCGCCCATCACGGTTCCGGTGGGACGCCAGACGCTGGGTCGCGTCATTAACGTCCTCGGGCGCCCCGTTGATAAGATGGGCCCGATCAACGCCACCACCACCTATCCCATTCACCGTCCCGCTCCGGCCTTTGATCAGCAGAACGTCAATCAGGAAATGTTCGAGACCGGCATTAAAGTCATTGACCTGCTCGAGCCGTACCTCAAGGGCGGCAAGACCGGTCTGTTTGGCGGCGCCGGCGTGGGCAAGACCGTCATCATCATGGAGTTGATCAATAACATCGCGCTCCATCACGGCGGCTTCTCCGTGTTCGCCGGCGTGGGCGAGCGCACCCGTGAAGGCAACGATCTGTGGCTTGAAATGCAGGAGTCCGGCGTGATTGATCCCAAGAATTGGGAGAAGTCCAAAGCCGCTCTGGTCTATGGTCAGATGACCGAGCCTCCGGGAGCGCGCCTGCGCGTGGGCCTCACCGGCCTCGCCGTCGCCGAGTATTTTCGCGATGAAGAGGGTGCCGACGTGCTCCTGTTCATCGACAACATTTTCCGCTTTACGCAGGCCGGCTCGGAAGTTTCCGCGCTGCTGGGACGCATGCCTTCCGCCGTCGGTTATCAGCCGAACCTGGCTAGCGAACTGGGCGAGTTGCAGGAGCGCATCACTTCCACCAAGAAGGGGTCGATCACTTCCGTGCAGGCCATCTACGTGCCCGCCGACGACTTGACCGATCCCGCTCCGGCCACCACGTTCTCGCACTTGGACGCCACCACCGTGCTGTCGCGCCCCATCGCCGAGCTGGGCATCTACCCTGCCGTCGATCCGCTGGCTTCGACCTCGCGCATTCTTGATCCGCGCATTCTGGGCGAGGAACACTATCGTGTTGCCAAGGCCGTCAAGGGCGTGCTGCAACGCTATAAGGATTTGCAGGACATCATCGCGATCCTGGGCATGGACGAATTGTCCGAGGACGACAAGCTGGCCGTCTCTCGCGCCCGCAAGATTCAGCGCTTCCTCTCGCAACCATTCTTCGTGGCCGAGCAGTTCACCGGCATTCCTGGTAAATACGTGAAGCTTGCCGACAGCATTCGCGCATTCTCCGAGATCGTCGAAGGCAAGCACGACAACCTCTCCGAGCAGGCCTTTTACATGGTCGGCACCATCGAAGAGGCCATTGAGAAAGAGAAGCGTCTCGCGTCCGGCGGCAAGTAAGCGTGTTCGCCGAACTTGCTACTCTCTGTATGGGCGACCTGTTTTTTTGCGTTGTCGTCCTGAGCGTAGCGAAGGACCTGTTGTTCGGATGAGTCTGGTATCAGATTGTCACAAGGGTAGGATCGAAGGGTAGGATCGAAGTCATTATGGCCCACGCTGCTCCACAATCCGCTCCCGCTCCCGCCACTGGCGGCGCCAGTATGCTGCTGCGTGTCGTTACGCCCAGCCGCCAACTGCTGAGTGAGCCTGTCGAGGAATTGCAAGTTCCCGGCAAGGCAGGATATCTGGGCATCCTGCCGGGCCACGCTCCCATGCTCTCTGAGTTGCGCGTGGGCGAGTTGACCTATCGCCAGGG
This window of the Acidobacteriota bacterium genome carries:
- the thrC gene encoding threonine synthase, with product MPRVSSDRPSGHLRCIETSCAATYSLDDTRSECANCGNLLDVIYEHAADPEALKRLWRERKMSLDPRDLSGVWRFREIIPFLREQDQVVTLREGNTPIIESKHAAAYAGLDSIGFKHQGFNPTGSFKDNGMTAGVTKALNLGRKIVACVSTGNTSASLAAYASYGGLHAVIFIPAGQIAAGKLAQSLEYGAITIQVEANFDGTWKVVSQFVEQAGVYLMNSVNPYRIEGQKTIVVEIMERLNWEPPDWIVLPGGNLGNSSAFGKGLREMLEMGLIKRMPRLAIIQAEGSAPLHQLLCKARAEGRAPLSYPAPVVADPRTLATAIKIGAPVSWRKALRELESTNGVCESVSEQEIADAKAVIGQAGIGCEPASAASLAGARKLVAAGIIKPSERVIGVLTGNMLKDPMYSLAYHEGTLSTHDADGDRRIVPRFPNRPVVVPPDPAAIMKALESVRQRG
- a CDS encoding HDOD domain-containing protein, whose translation is MSKALKRFESAPAALLQSLQTDASEWEMGNRMKAHNWGIQATSISGSYAEPSAFAANWWDGVRALPTLPSVLFRFLGLVGDSRNTVEEIAEFVCQDPALLARVLPVLPEGFSSVDDKPLRQAISSLGRDRLRALAHTTPLVRSLDTACSGSYAATLWERSLLCATAAQAAASFLGLTRPERYYVGGLLHDLGYLVALQKRSDLFTSALRLWTRRPAGLLEMEAETFGANHCEIGISVARQLQIHPWFYPAIACHHTPALDGDQVSRITALASAFCSWQGLDLFPKQLFSTHSFTTGFREREARTREMHEILRGLVPQLLEIDRHHLLASMLSTVRPTRAAFRESFMDRFVAGESWTHIYRYAQAAETIAAVA
- the atpD gene encoding F0F1 ATP synthase subunit beta; translation: MLDIRLSREAIPTVATTTTNAGQVVQILGPAVDVLFAEQHLPSIHNAILVVSEGFDVPEPINVTLEVQQHLGEGRVRCVAMEPTDGMVRGMKAIDTGAPITVPVGRQTLGRVINVLGRPVDKMGPINATTTYPIHRPAPAFDQQNVNQEMFETGIKVIDLLEPYLKGGKTGLFGGAGVGKTVIIMELINNIALHHGGFSVFAGVGERTREGNDLWLEMQESGVIDPKNWEKSKAALVYGQMTEPPGARLRVGLTGLAVAEYFRDEEGADVLLFIDNIFRFTQAGSEVSALLGRMPSAVGYQPNLASELGELQERITSTKKGSITSVQAIYVPADDLTDPAPATTFSHLDATTVLSRPIAELGIYPAVDPLASTSRILDPRILGEEHYRVAKAVKGVLQRYKDLQDIIAILGMDELSEDDKLAVSRARKIQRFLSQPFFVAEQFTGIPGKYVKLADSIRAFSEIVEGKHDNLSEQAFYMVGTIEEAIEKEKRLASGGK